A segment of the Symmachiella macrocystis genome:
GGCCCCGGCCCTGAAAAATGATGTTCGACGCTTCCACGCGTGACCTGTCGAGAACAAAGAGGATCGTTGGGCAAAACGCGTACAGTGACTCGGTGAATGCAAATCCCCCGGCTTGGTCGCTACCAAACCGGGGGCATACGGGTTCGTCAGTTGTTGCTTTTCACGGCGGCTTAGAGGCTCGCTAACAGCGGGATTTCGAAGCCGGTTGTGTTGGCGTCTTTCAGCAAGGAATTGGCCGCTTCGGCATGATCACCGGTGTGACGTTCCTTGGCACCGTCGAAGGTCAACCAGGGACCAACGGTGTATTTGTTGTCCTCGGCGGACAGACCCACGTCTTTGCTCATGATGTCGTGCAAGGCCGTAAAGTGCTCGTAGGCATCGGTGTTTTCACCGAACTTACCCGCTTTGCTGTTGAACGGAACGTCAACACCCAAGCGATACGAGTTGTTCATGATGTGGCCCAGCACGCAGCCGTAATGGGCATCCAGGGCGTTGCCGTTGGCCATGTCCGGGTTCCCTTCGCGGACAGCTGCAATAAAGGCGCCCCAGTTGCCGCCGGGGGTGACGTCACCATCCTCGACGGTCAGCACGACCCCCTCATTGTCCCCTTTGGCGAAATATCTCCAGTAGTCGCCCCCTTCACGGTGCTTTGCTTGAGCGTTGGGGAGAATCTTTCCACCATCCTCGAAGTAGTACTCGTTGAGGACCTGCTTTTTGTAATTTTTATAGTTCACGTTACGGACGTTGAAGTAGACGTACTGTCCGTTGGGATATTCGGCGACGGCGAACATCGTATTGGGGGTTTCGCCTTGGTCGTTCCATTGGAACCGACCGCCCATGCCCATTACGCGAACCGGGTGCGTTTGATCTTCGTCGAGTGCCCAGCGGGCGACGTCCAATTGGTGCGTCCCCTGGTTGTTCATGTCGCCGTTGCCGGTTTCCCAAAACCAGTGCCAGTTGTAGTGCACGAAATTGGGATGATATTGGTCGATCTGTGCCGGGCCTTTCCACAGGTCCCAATTCAAGTTCGACGGCGGTGTGGTCGGACTCTTGTGTCCGATGCCACCCCGTGGCTTACAGCAATAACCGTAGGAGATTTTCAGTTTGCCGAATTTCCCGTCCTGGATTTCTTTTACCAGCCCGGCAAGCTGTGCGTTGCTGCGACGCTGCGTACCGTGTTGCACGACGACGCCATATTTTTTCTGGGCTTCGACAGCGATGCGGCCTTCGGCAATGTCGTGGCTCATCGGTTTTTCAACGTAGACATGTTTGCCGTGTTGGGCTGCCCAAATCGTGATCAGCGAGTGCCAATGGTTGGGGGTGGCAACGGAGATGGCATCGACGTTTTTATCTTCCAAGGCTTCCCGGACATCAGCGGCGCCTTTGACGTTGGTGACACCTTTTTCGGCGAGCGCTTTCAGCGTGCGGTCCAAGACATCTTGATCGGGGTCGATGACGTAAGCGACTTCGACGTTCTTTTGTCCCAACCAACCTTGCAGGTGGCTTTTGCCGCGACCATTCAAACCGGCGACGGCGATTCGCACTCGATCATTGGCTCCATTGACCTTACCGGATGCTTGTGTGCCGGTCAGCAACAGCGAAGCGCCCGCTGCGGCGGTCGAGGTCTGTAAAAAACGGCGGCGAGTGATGATCGACATCGGAAATCCTCTGTGATTCAAAAAGAAGAATATGCGGGAGGGAGCTCACGCTATTTGGTGGACTTCATTGTAAACCGACCGAATAGGTTCTCGCAAGTTGAGCCCGTTTTTCCGGCCATTGTGCAACGAGCGGTTGACTCAGCGTAGGGCAACGTCGTCGCGAAGAGACTCCACTACAATTGTCACAAACCAACCCTCTGCGGTCGTATTCGACACTACGATCACGATTTGAAAAACGATTGCTCATTCGCTGTGGAAACCAATGTTTTTTACCTGAAATCTGCAAGGTCTGAATTCTATGACCTTGACCGATTGCCATACGAAAACCGTATGATGCAGTTTTGTTCCATTTCTCAACGCTATTGTTCTCAATGCGATAGGCCGGGAGCTCTTCATGTCGTTTCGCTGTATGGCAACTCTCTGCGTGTTGTTGCTGGGAGTATCCTGCGATTTGCCAGCAGCCCCACCAAACATAGTGCTCGTGATGTGCGACGATCTGGGGTGGGGGGACACCGGTTTTAACGGAAATACGGTGATCAAGACTCCGCACCTCGATGCGATGGCGCGGGCCGGTTTGAAGCTGAATCGATTTTATTCCGCAGCACCGGTCTGTAGTCCCACACGGGGATCGGTGCTGACCGGGCGGCATCCGTATCGTTACGGAATCCTGACCGCCAACAGTGGTCACATGACACCGCAGGAATTGACGTTGGCGGAACTGCTCCGAAAACAGGGATACACCACCGGGCATTTCGGCAAATGGCATTTGGGGACGATGACCAAAACGATTCGCGATTCCAACCGCGGCGGCCCAAAGCACGTCGCACATTTTTCACCGCCACAGAACAACGGTTTTGACCGTTGCTTTAGCACCGAGGCCAAAGTCCCCACGTTTGATCCGATGCTCAAACCGCGCGGCAAGCCATCCGGCAACGGATGGAACTATCTGCAGGATCGCGCCGCTGCCGTTCCCTACGGGACGCGGTATTGGGATCAACGCGGCGAGGTCGTGACCGAGAATCTTGAAGGAGACGATGCGCGGGTCATTATGGATCGCGCGGTGCCATTTATCACTCAGGCCGCCGAACAACAGAAACCGTTCTTTGTCGTCGTCTGGTTTCACACCCCACACCTTCCGGTCGTCGCCGGTCCGGACCATGCCAAGTTGTATGCCGAGTACG
Coding sequences within it:
- a CDS encoding Gfo/Idh/MocA family protein: MSIITRRRFLQTSTAAAGASLLLTGTQASGKVNGANDRVRIAVAGLNGRGKSHLQGWLGQKNVEVAYVIDPDQDVLDRTLKALAEKGVTNVKGAADVREALEDKNVDAISVATPNHWHSLITIWAAQHGKHVYVEKPMSHDIAEGRIAVEAQKKYGVVVQHGTQRRSNAQLAGLVKEIQDGKFGKLKISYGYCCKPRGGIGHKSPTTPPSNLNWDLWKGPAQIDQYHPNFVHYNWHWFWETGNGDMNNQGTHQLDVARWALDEDQTHPVRVMGMGGRFQWNDQGETPNTMFAVAEYPNGQYVYFNVRNVNYKNYKKQVLNEYYFEDGGKILPNAQAKHREGGDYWRYFAKGDNEGVVLTVEDGDVTPGGNWGAFIAAVREGNPDMANGNALDAHYGCVLGHIMNNSYRLGVDVPFNSKAGKFGENTDAYEHFTALHDIMSKDVGLSAEDNKYTVGPWLTFDGAKERHTGDHAEAANSLLKDANTTGFEIPLLASL
- a CDS encoding sulfatase family protein, which translates into the protein MSFRCMATLCVLLLGVSCDLPAAPPNIVLVMCDDLGWGDTGFNGNTVIKTPHLDAMARAGLKLNRFYSAAPVCSPTRGSVLTGRHPYRYGILTANSGHMTPQELTLAELLRKQGYTTGHFGKWHLGTMTKTIRDSNRGGPKHVAHFSPPQNNGFDRCFSTEAKVPTFDPMLKPRGKPSGNGWNYLQDRAAAVPYGTRYWDQRGEVVTENLEGDDARVIMDRAVPFITQAAEQQKPFFVVVWFHTPHLPVVAGPDHAKLYAEYDDFPRNYYGCITAMDEQVGRLRQTLRDLNVADNTLVTFCSDNGPEGQAKTSPGLAGPYRGRKRDLYEGGVRVPALIEWPAKIAAGRVSDYPAVTSDYLPTILELLGVQIPTDRAIDGASLLPLIETNVTERPSPIGFQHHDALAWTDNRYKLINNTRKRKRDPNGKPLRPPVFELYDLLADPQEAHDIAAEHPEVVKRMQTELLAWQASCKPVDSRQ